ACTTCGTCTCCCTCATCCCCTTCACCGCCAAGCCCACCACGCCCGCTCCGTTCGGCCGCCACGCTTTCTCTTCCTCGCCGTGGGCGGCGGCCGGCACAAGGAGGAAGCTTCCGGGTTCATGgagtggcggcggcgacgacgacgtgTACGCGCCGAATAAGGTGGCGAGACCGTCCTCTTCCTCGTGCAGCAACCATTGCGGCGGCACGGAGCCGCTGGACCCGGCGCAGATGGTGGAGCACCTCCGGCGAGGGCTCGGGAAGCACGGCCAGATCGCGCACGTCGAGCGGATGCCCGGCAGCGAGGCCACGTTCGCCGACGACGACCTACTTCACCGCTTTACAGACGCAATGAGGAGCTGCCTCCGGAGCACCGGCGTGACGAGGCTGTACGCGCACCAGGCGCAGGCCGtgcgcgccgccgtcgccggcaaGCACGTCGTGGTGTCCACCTCCACGTCCAGCGGCAAGTCGCTCTGCTACAACGTCCCCGTGCTGGAGTCCGTAGTCTCCTCCCCGGCGGCGTGCGCGCTCTACGTGTTCCCGACCAAGGCCCTGGCGCAGGACCAGCTCAAGGCGCTGCTGCAGATGAAGGCCgcgctcctcctcgccggcgctGGTGACTTTGGCGTTGAGATATACGACGGCGACACGCCGGTGCAGGACCGCGCGAGGATCAGGCAGCAAGCGAGGGTGCTCATCACCAACCCGGACATGCTGCACGCCTCCATCCTCCCCTGCCACGGCCAGTTCCGGCGCATACTCTCCGGCCTCGCCCACGTCGTCGTCGACGAGGCGCACACGTACCGCGGCGCGTTCGGCTGCCAAGCCGCGCTCGTGCTGCGACGCCTCCGTCGTCTCTGCGCCGACGTCTACGGCCGCCGCCTCATCTTCGTGTTCTGCACCGCCACGCTGGCCAACCCGCGCGAGCACGTCATGGAGCTCGCCGGGGTGGACGAGATGGAGCTGGTGGACCAGGACGGCAGCCCGCGCGGCGTCAAGCACTTCGTCCTCTGGAACTCCTCGTCGGCCTCAAAGTCGCCGGTGACGGAGGTGTCCCGGCTGGTGGCCGAGATGGTGCAGCACGGGCTGCGGTGCATCGCCTTCTGCAAGACGAGGAAGCTGTGCGAGCAGGTGCTGGCGGCGGCGCGCGAGGTGCTCGAAGAGGCCGTGCCGGCGGCGCCGGAGCTGGCGAGCTCCGTGTGCGTGTACCGGGGCGGGTATGTGGCAAGCGACCGGCGGAAGATCGAGGCGGACCTGTTCAGCGGgcggctccgcggcgtggcgGCCACGAACGCGCTGGAGCTGGGCATCGACGTCGGCCACGTCGACGCCACGCTCCACCTCGGCTTCCCCGGCAGCATTGCCAGCCTTTGGCAGCAAGCCGGCAGGTCGGGCCGGCGATCCAAGGACTCCATCGCCGTCTACGTCGCCTTCGACGGCGCCGTGGACCAGTACTTCATGAACTACCCCGACAAGCTCTTCGGCAAGCCGATCGAGCGCTGTCACGTCGACGCGCAGAACCAGAAGGTCCTCCGGCAGCACCTCGCCTGCGCCGCCGTCGAGAACCAGCTCCGATCCGACCGCGACGAGCCCTACTTTGGCTCCACCATGAACGACGCCATCACGTTCTTGAAAGATAAAGGAATCCTCACCATCAATCCAACCGGCGGTAACACGTGGAAGTACGCCGGCCCGGTCAGGCGGCCGTCGCAGTCGGTGAGCATCCGCGCGATCGAGCACGGAAAATTCACGGTGACGGAGACGGCGAGCAAGCGAGTGCTGGAGGAGATCGAGCAGAGCAAGGCCTTCTTCCAGGTGCACGAGGGCGCGGTGTACATGCACCAGGGCGTGAGCTACCTGGTCGACCGGCTCGACCTCTCGTCCAGGACGGCCTACTGCGGCATCAGCATGTCGGAGCTTTGCTACCACACCAAGACCGAAGACTACACCGACATCGACGTTGCCGCCCCCGCCGACCCTAGCGGCGTCCGCGCCGACGAGTGCACGGTGACCACGCGGTGGGTCGGCTACCGCCGGATATTCAAAACGACCGACCAGGTGTCCGACGTCATCCCTCTCCACCTCCCCTCCTACTCCTTCGACACCCAGGCCGTCTGGGCGACGATCCCCCAGACGGTCTGGGCGTCGATCGAGCAGAGCAAGCTGTGGTTCCGGGGCGGGCTACACGGTGCCGCGCACGCCATCCTCAGCATACTGCCGCTGCACATGATGTGCGGCTCCGGCGATCTCGGCACGGAGTGCGTGGATCCCCAGGAGACGCGCAAGCGCGATGACGACCGCGTGGTCGTCCCCGACAGGATCTTGCTGTATGACAAGCACCCCGGCGGCATCGGGCTGGCGTCGCAG
The sequence above is a segment of the Aegilops tauschii subsp. strangulata cultivar AL8/78 chromosome 6, Aet v6.0, whole genome shotgun sequence genome. Coding sequences within it:
- the LOC109765019 gene encoding uncharacterized protein yields the protein MAQRQQQETKAIPVRSLDGRTTTVRLAAACSVDDLKAALRASNFPPPAGAPTFHLFLKGAKLLPQAKVGNLPIYAGDFVSLIPFTAKPTTPAPFGRHAFSSSPWAAAGTRRKLPGSWSGGGDDDVYAPNKVARPSSSSCSNHCGGTEPLDPAQMVEHLRRGLGKHGQIAHVERMPGSEATFADDDLLHRFTDAMRSCLRSTGVTRLYAHQAQAVRAAVAGKHVVVSTSTSSGKSLCYNVPVLESVVSSPAACALYVFPTKALAQDQLKALLQMKAALLLAGAGDFGVEIYDGDTPVQDRARIRQQARVLITNPDMLHASILPCHGQFRRILSGLAHVVVDEAHTYRGAFGCQAALVLRRLRRLCADVYGRRLIFVFCTATLANPREHVMELAGVDEMELVDQDGSPRGVKHFVLWNSSSASKSPVTEVSRLVAEMVQHGLRCIAFCKTRKLCEQVLAAAREVLEEAVPAAPELASSVCVYRGGYVASDRRKIEADLFSGRLRGVAATNALELGIDVGHVDATLHLGFPGSIASLWQQAGRSGRRSKDSIAVYVAFDGAVDQYFMNYPDKLFGKPIERCHVDAQNQKVLRQHLACAAVENQLRSDRDEPYFGSTMNDAITFLKDKGILTINPTGGNTWKYAGPVRRPSQSVSIRAIEHGKFTVTETASKRVLEEIEQSKAFFQVHEGAVYMHQGVSYLVDRLDLSSRTAYCGISMSELCYHTKTEDYTDIDVAAPADPSGVRADECTVTTRWVGYRRIFKTTDQVSDVIPLHLPSYSFDTQAVWATIPQTVWASIEQSKLWFRGGLHGAAHAILSILPLHMMCGSGDLGTECVDPQETRKRDDDRVVVPDRILLYDKHPGGIGLASQARTLFGDLLVAALELVSACGCHNSDGCPNCVQSFACRDTNKNLDKEAAVALLKGLIQWHSELKPS